A window of Plasmodium brasilianum strain Bolivian I chromosome 8, whole genome shotgun sequence contains these coding sequences:
- a CDS encoding hypothetical protein (Plasmodium exported protein): MNRKSRSCVIIKILTLFILIWIFQCYDNASITKPLNSKRNTYKILGFVTNRIIAEFHGYSESQIVGVKTDISGNGGNCKLADRGCSKIGCDDSEISESEKSETEKSETEKVETEKSETEKAETEKSETEKLETEKSETEKAETEKSETEKSETEKSETEKSETEKSETEKSETEKAETEKSETEKTETEKLETEKSETEKSETEKAETERSETEKAKTEKSETEKSETEKSETEKSETEKVETEKSETEKAETEKSETEKAETEKSETEKAETEKVETEKSETEKSETEKSETEKSETDKSETEKAETEKSETEKSETEKSETEKVETEKSETEKVETEKSETEKAETEKAETEKAETEKAETEKSETENSENLFLKTEDPKSESMETLFDQSEFTERRYESEKKKSKKLWNKKYDSRNGRVNQNPYCHKNSSIGENKGTKNGLSASSTCNYEMKKKGLTSKECDNKENCPQDCEEKKQELNDIGLSGNVLDGDDKENKSNFKLKFLSKVPTKFPGFKFGKKTGNKSENKEENKVENKAENKEENKAENKEENKAENKEENKAENKAENKAENKAENKAENKAENKAENKAENKAENKAENKAEKKAENKPNRSNKSFRKYF, translated from the exons ATGAATCGAAAATCTAGGAGCTGCGTTATCATAAAAATTCTTacacttttcattttaatttggATATTTCAATGCTATGACAAT gCATCCATTACTAAGCCCCTGAATAGTAAGCGAAACACATATAAGATATTAGGTTTTGTAACTAACAGAATAATAGCTGAATTTCATGGGTATTCTGAATCTCAGATTGTGGGAGTTAAAACTGATATATCAGGTAATGGAGGGAATTGTAAATTAGCAGATAGGGGATGTAGTAAAATAGGATGTGATGATTCTGAAATATCAGAATCAGAAAAGTCAGAGACTGAAAAGTCAGAGACTGAAAAAGTAGAAACAGAAAAATCGGAGACTGAAAAAGCGGAGACGGAAAAATcagaaacagaaaaattaGAGACTGAAAAATCAGAAACAGAAAAAGCAGAGACTGAAAAATCAGAAACAGAAAAATCGGAGACTGAAAAATCAGAAACAGAAAAATCGGAGACTGAAAAGTCAGAAACAGAAAAATCAGAAACAGAAAAAGCAGAGACTGAAAAATcagaaacagaaaaaacaGAGACTGAAAAATTAGAGACTGAAAAATCAGAAACAGAAAAATCGGAGACTGAAAAAGCGGAGACGGAAAGATCAGAAACAGAAAAAGCAAAGACGGAAAAATCAGAAACAGAAAAATCAGAAACAGAAAAATCAGAGACGGAAAAATCGGAGACTGAAAAAGTAGAAACAGAAAAATCGGAGACTGAAAAAGCGGAGACGGAAAAATCAGAAACAGAAAAAGCAGAGACTGAAAAATCAGAAACAGAAAAAGCAGAGACTGAAAAAGTAGAAACAGAAAAATCAGAAACAGAAAAATCAGAAACAGAAAAATCAGAGACTGAAAAATCAGAAACAGACAAATCAGAAACAGAAAAAGCAGAAACAGAAAAATCGGAGACTGAAAAGTCAGAGACTGAAAAGTCAGAGACTGAAAAAGTAGAAACAGAAAAATCAGAAACAGAAAAAGTAGAAACAGAAAAATCAGAAACAGAAAAAGCAGAGACTGAAAAAGCAGAAACAGAAAAAGCAGAGACTGAAAAAGCAGAAACAGAAAAATCGGAGACAGAAAATTCggagaatttatttttgaaaacagAAGATCCTAAATCGGAAAGCATGGAAACATTATTTGATCAATCAGAATTTACAGAAAGAAGATATGaatcagaaaaaaagaaatcaaAAAAACTGTGGAATAAAAAGTATGATTCAAGAAATGGAAGGGTGAATCAAAATCCATATTGTCATAAGAATAGCAGCATTGGGGAAAATAAAGGAACAAAGAATGGGTTGTCGGCTAGTAGCACATGCAAttatgaaatgaaaaagaaggGATTAACTAGTAAAGAATGTGACAATAAGGAAAATTGTCCACAAGAttgtgaagaaaaaaagcaaGAATTAAATGACATTGGATTATCTGGTAATGTATTAGATGGTGATgacaaagaaaataaatcaaattttaaattaaagtTTCTTTCAAAAGTACCAACAAAATTTCCAGGATTcaaatttggaaaaaaaacaGGAAATAAATCAGAAAACAAAGAAGAAAACAAAGTAGAAAATAAAGCAGAAAACaaggaagaaaataaagcAGAAAACaaggaagaaaataaagcAGAAAACaaggaagaaaataaagcAGAAAATAAGGCAGAAAATAAAGCAGAAAATAAGGCAGAAAATAAAGCAGAAAATAAGGCAGAAAATAAAGCAGAAAATAAGGCAGAAAATAAAGCAGAAAATAAGGCAGAAAATAAAGCAGAAAAAAAGGCAGAAAACAAACCAAATAGGAGCAATAAAagttttagaaaatatttttga
- a CDS encoding hypothetical protein (Plasmodium exported protein) codes for MQLCNNIKDAKHITYEKLLGKLLNPYIFSKSLNKGYNVYSILNYKIVRKLKLFEDTIKAQPKRITEFIGDNKYNRELRNKLSNIVKYKSQFVRRRILEGRLRNSSSNRKRYEVCPVEQKNIPNFIGLYELQFNGLDEVKKHLSECINKGESQLEEGKKYLLEYKDKDYKVVYKFHFSGGRGNMPQNNNNNNNYDQYLEVGRINFPHDNKNYDPQFVEARRAFLHCDNNHDLYFEGAWRNLPNNREKYKISNIEKNDDPNIIGLGNWKASNKGKYNSHSIGLKNETLNNKENSKLRNEINNNLSDSKKNYKPKIVGFGSLKIANNENYDSQPLGLDYEASNNKKHSKLPNGQLKDNLSHNKNNSKPKND; via the exons ATGCAACTATGTAACAATATTAAAGATGCAAAACACATAACTTATGAGAAATTACTGGGAAAACTTTTAAatccttatatttttag TAAATCCTTAAATAAGGGATATAACGTATATAgcatattaaattataaaatcgttagaaaattaaaattatttgaagaTACTATTAAAGCACAACCTAAAAGAATAACAGAATTTATAGGagataacaaatataatagGGAATTAAGAAATAAGTTGAGTAATATTGTAAAGTATAAGTCACAGTTTGTGCGAAGAAGAATTTTAGAGG GTAGACTTAGGAATTCATCAAGTAATAGAAAGAGGTACGAAGTATGTCCTGTAGAACAGAAAAATATACCGAATTTTATAGGGCTTTATGAATTACAATTTAATGGA CTGGACGAagtaaaaaaacatttatcaGAATGTATAAATAAGGGTGAATCACAACTGGaagagggaaaaaaatacttattgGAATATAAAGACAAGG aTTATAAAGTAGTTTacaaatttcatttttctggAGGAAGGGGAAATATGccacaaaataataataataataataattacgaTCAATATTTAGAAGTAGGAAGAATAAATTTTCCacatgataataaaaattacgaTCCACAGTTTGTAGAAGCAAGAAGAGCTTTTCTACATTGTGATAATAATCATGATCTATATTTTGAAGGAGCATGGAGAAATTTGccaaataata gagaaaaatataaaatatcaaacattgaaaaaaatgatgatcCTAATATTATAGGGTTAGGAAATTGGAAAGCGAGTAATAAAGGGAAGTATAATTCACATTCTATAGGATTAAAAAATGAgacattaaataataaagagaATTCTAAATTacgaaatgaaataaataataatttatcagatagtaaaaagaattataaacCTAAAATCGTAGGTTTCGGAAGTTTGAAAATAGCTAATAACGAGAATTATGATTCACAGCCTTTAGGATTAGATTATGAGGcatcaaataataaaaaacattccAAATTACCGAATGGACaattaaaagataatttatcacataataaaaataattctaaacCAAAAAATGATTAG
- a CDS encoding hypothetical protein (Plasmodium exported protein): MGILRGYSKKGEISMFMSSFFTKAFLLIASVWNLEPLFDDNINKILLDKQCKVQDVLNFKDNRSLAEVGSKFQSMNDDFCEHITDGINKNDFDYFHNVRQLTNSYYDQKKFPHFESPNYFVFQGNKFPSYNHGNYPNFQDNDDSPFDGDDDPSFEDANYPNFENRNYSSWQGSNYSLAQRNDCSPSPRNNYTPTQRYDYPHAERNDYPSFEYSNFPNYDKMYFTHPNDDYMSDEDDDDEDDDNNYYSQIIDNEHTSFKNKDISHLKDFYTVTKNNDYDHIKGKLVKKKNSDIEKHFDAYYKKHDKKISKKIPFLSTLFFVGSVALSAMEYVIVPIILSAISFVLTSYYIKKLKGRKRKKKKLKRMYMK; this comes from the exons atgGGAATTTTAAGAGGGTACAGTAAGAAGGGGGAAATTAGTATGTTTATGTCATCATTTTTTACGAAAGCATTTTTGCTTATTGCTTCAGTATGGAATTTGGAACCTTTATTTGATgat aacATCAATAAAATCTTATTAGACAAACAATGTAAAGTCCAGGatgtattaaattttaaagataaCAGATCCTTAGCAGAAGTTGGAAGCAAGTTTCAAAGCATGAACGATGATTTTTGTGAACATATAACAGATGGAATCAACAAGAATGACTTTGATTATTTTCACAATGTACGACAATTAACGAATTCATATTATGATCAGAAGAAATTTCCTCATTTTGAAAGTcctaattattttgtttttcaagGTAATAAATTCCCATCCTATAATCATGGTAATTATCCAAATTTCCAAGATAATGATGATTCACCATTTGATGGTGATGATGATCCATCTTTTGAAGATGCCAATTACCCAAACTTTGAAAACAGAAATTACTCAAGCTGGCAAGGAAGTAATTATTCACTCGCGCAACGTAATGACTGTTCTCCTTCTCCTCGAAATAACTATACTCCGACGCAACGATATGATTATCCTCATGCGGAAAGAAATGATTACCCATCCTTCGAATATTCTAATTTCCcaaattatgataaaatgtatttcaCACATCCTAATGATGATTATATGTCCGATgaagatgatgatgatgaagatgatgataataattattattcacAGATTATTGACAATGAACACacatcttttaaaaataaagatatatccCATTTGAAAGATTTTTACACAGTTACAAAGAATAATGATTATGACcatataaaaggaaaattagtgaaaaaaaaaaattctgatatagaaaaacattttgacgcgtattataaaaaacatgacaagaaaatttcaaaaaaaataccgTTTTTATCAACGCTATTTTTTGTTGGTAGCGTAGCATTATCTGCTATGGAATATGTAATAGTTCCCATTATATTGAGTGCCATATCATTTGTACTAActtcttattatattaaaaaattaaaaggcagaaagagaaaaaaaaaaaaattaaaacgtatgtatatgaaatga